The following are encoded in a window of Pyrenophora tritici-repentis strain M4 chromosome 6, whole genome shotgun sequence genomic DNA:
- a CDS encoding ferric reductase, with protein MFQYTTRLQVTILALFCIYFTAFSFAGITYKTWITPIEGTKLHNTRSGIGGFSDRVGAFAFAFTPLTIALCSRDSILSMLTGIPYQSFNFLHRWTGRIILVQSFVHAIIWTIVEGKLYQPQPTTYNKWISQKYMIWGCIAQGFITFLFVFSLRPVIRWTGYEFFRKSHLIVAGLYLGACWGHWEKLSCWMIASLAIMGFDLVARTVRTCLIHTGYKDGSHGFGFHSIPSTMETFQDPTGTIIRMTFTHSHKAWAIGQHYYLTFPALNIWQSHPFTPASNPGVSSSIQRHTYIIRACNGETAKLAALAESVANCYPRCVASTPVIMMGPYGSSIANEEVSNILAISGGTGITYTLPAIMTALDDASPARNIELVWTVRHLENLAWIAPELAYLKSQLDQTWTNEVGNHDADKLEKAPIVSSGSEKRFRIRIFVTRPDTTQQQPSHELRYGKSEDYGDAGSLAQTPSGDSISLALRLEELCRRCPNFSITWLNNARPDVASLVDTFMNETVESGRTQVIGSGPPQLGTQLRAAVAAKNVPGNVWQGDEGSDVECVWDDRMG; from the exons ATGTTTCAATATACAACAAGGTTGCAGGTTACCATCCTGGCTCTTTTCTGCATCTATTTCACGGCTTTCTC GTTTGCTGGTATAACCTACAAGACTTGGATCACTCCTATAGAGGGAACCAAGCTGCACAACACTCGGAGTGGCATCGGAGGCTTTTCTGATCGTGTTGGCGCGTTTGCGTTCGCTTTCACGCCGTTGACTATTGCCCTATGTAGCCGCGACTCGATACTTAGCATGCTCACGGGTATTCCGTACCAGAGCTTTAACTTCCTGCACCGTTGGACTGGTCGCATCATCCTCGTTCAATCATTCGTTCACGCTATCATCTGGACCATTGTTGAAGGAAAGCTTTATCAACCACAACCGACGACGTACAACAAGTGGATCAGCCAAAAGTACATGATCTGGGGTTGCATTGCACAGGGTTTCATCACCTTCTTGTTCGTCTTCAGTCTACGACCTGTGATCCGCTGGACGGGTTACGAGTTCTTCCGCAAGTCTCACCTCATTGTCGCCGGTCTTTACCTAGGTGCTTGCTGGGGCCACTGGGAAAAGCTGTCGTGCTGGATGATAGCCTCACTAGCCATCATGGGTTTCGATCTTGTTGCGCGTACCGTTCGTACTTGCCTTATCCATACCGGGTACAAGGATGGCAGTCACGGCTTCGGTTTTCATTCAATACCTTCCACGATGGAGACTTTCCAAGACCCAACAGGGACAATCATCCGTATGACGTTCACACACAGCCACAAAGCATGGGCGATTGGTCAACACTACTACTTGACGTTTCCGGCACTCAACATCTGGCAGTCGCATCCCTTCACGCCTGCCTCCAACCCAGGTGTCTCATCATCAATTCAGAGGCATACCTACATCATTCGCGCCTGCAATGGAGAAACTGCTAAGCTGGCTGCTCTCGCCGAATCAGTTGCGAACTGCTACCCTCGTTGCGTAGCGTCAACGCCCGTGATCATGATGGGCCCGTACGGAAGCTCTATAGCCAACGAGGAAGTCTCGAATATCCTCGCCATTTCCGGTGGCACAGGAATTACCTATACGCTGCCTGCCATCATGACAGCGCTAGATGATGCTTCACCCGCGCGCAACATCGAACTAGTCTGGACTGTGCGTCATCTGGAAAACCTCGCATGGATTGCGCCGGAACTAGCCTACCTGAAATCTCAGCTCGATCAGACATGGACGAATGAAGTTGGAAATCACGACGCCGACAAGCTAGAGAAAGCGCCCATCGTGTCCAGCGGATCAGAGAAGCGTTTCAGAATCCGCATTTTCGTCACCCGGCCGGATACGACGCAACAACAGCCCTCCCATGAGCTTCGATATGGAAAGAGTGAGGACTACGGCGATGCGGGCTCACTGGCACAGACTCCATCTGGGGACTCCATATCTTTGGCGCTCCGTCTCGAGGAGCTGTGTCGCAGATGCCCCAACTTCAGCATCACCTGGCTGAACAACGCGCGACCGGATGTGGCGTCTTTGGTCGATACTTTCATGAATGAGACAGTGGAGAGTGGTAGGACACAGGTGATTGGTTCTGGTCCTCCCCAATTAGGCACACAGCTTCGCGCTGCTGTCGCGGCGAAGAATGTGCCAGGAAATGTGTGGCAGGGCGATGAAGGAAGCGATGTTGAGTGTGTGTGGGACGACAGGATGGGTTGA
- a CDS encoding carbohydrate-binding module family 20 protein, protein MLSKVVPVLALAASAYAHGYLSSPMSRTGLNAQSGADTCPECTILEPVTAWPDLDAAAVGRSGPCGYNARVSVDYNQPGPRWGSQPVITYKAGDVVDVQWCLDANGDHGGMFSYRICQNQAIVDKFLTPGYLPTEAEKQAAEKCFEAGELKCTDVPGQTCGYNPDCQVGQACYRNDWFTCT, encoded by the exons ATGTTGTCCAAAGTTGTACCAGTTCTTGCTCTTGCAGCTAGCGCTTATGCGCATGGCTATCTTTCTTCCCCTATGAGTCGGACCGGTCTGAATGCGCAA TCTGGAGCAGATACTTGTCCCGAGTGCACGATTCTAGAGCCCGTAACGGCGTGGCCGGACCTCGATGCTGCAGCTGTTGGTCGCTCTGGACCTTGTGGATACAACGCCCGCGTCTCTGTCGACTACAATCAACCCGGCCCGAGATGGGGTTCCCAACCCGTCATCACGTACAAGGCTGGGGATGTTGTGGACGTGCAGTGGTGCCTCGATGCCAATGGCGACCACGGCGGCATGTTCAGTTACCGGATATGCCAAAATCAAGCTATCGTCGACAAGTTTTTAACACCAGGATATCTTCCTACCGAGGCGGAGAAGCAGGCTGCTGAGAAATGCTTCGAGGCTGGTGAATTAAAGTGCACAGATGTCCCGGGACAGACGTGCGGATACAACCCCGACTGCCAAGTGGGGCAGGCCTGCTACAGAAATGACTGGTTTACTTGTACGTGA